Proteins from one Entomospira culicis genomic window:
- the def gene encoding peptide deformylase, giving the protein MHIYRYENPSELETLHRPCVAVGDDEEVSLDALNAMFALMHQHNGIGLAAPQVGISQRFFIIEIDKGTPYVFINPEIVETSPQMVTSEEGCLSLPGLYAEVPRYREITVQAEGRDRKRFQLKATGLMAMCIQHEYDHLNGVLHVDKVADSVLKNQLLERYLRKQKSAHRRGR; this is encoded by the coding sequence ATGCATATTTATCGTTATGAAAATCCATCAGAGCTAGAGACGTTGCATCGTCCTTGTGTGGCGGTTGGTGATGATGAAGAGGTATCTTTGGATGCATTAAATGCAATGTTTGCCTTGATGCATCAGCATAATGGCATTGGTTTAGCTGCCCCGCAGGTGGGAATTTCACAGCGTTTTTTTATTATTGAGATCGACAAGGGTACGCCCTATGTCTTTATTAATCCAGAAATTGTAGAAACATCTCCCCAGATGGTAACTTCTGAGGAGGGTTGCTTGAGTTTGCCTGGTCTCTATGCTGAGGTGCCACGTTATCGAGAGATTACGGTGCAGGCGGAGGGCAGAGATCGCAAGCGTTTTCAGTTGAAAGCCACGGGCTTAATGGCGATGTGTATTCAGCATGAGTATGATCATCTTAATGGTGTGCTTCATGTGGATAAAGTTGCAGACTCTGTGTTGAAAAACCAACTGCTGGAGCGTTATCTTCGCAAGCAGAAGTCTGCTCATCGGCGAGGACGCTAA
- a CDS encoding PASTA domain-containing protein, whose translation MAEQREEINKSARLVVMSALISVLAMLVLSGVTILSTSKPKDETIVPRVVGISLSEAMLLLQNSDLKANITTRFVEDEQFAAGLVLEQRPLAGSYRRVNGEPVELTVSAGLAITTLEDFIGMRMEDVRTAIVSRYNGLITIKEPLIYLSSQEPLGTIIGQDPKAGEPLSGPVAVSFLVSRGMVANNPMLTAYEGLAVERVLIQAGQNNLPFHFIIEGEPTDGHPVIVRQEPPAGSELESGEVVRFYLQPSSNPNGMILGTREVIVPEHATPIKLEIVALREEKEELLLTTYQQGVSLIFAYYQPAGTQIIVRVNGQEQGRIEIN comes from the coding sequence GTGGCAGAGCAGAGAGAAGAGATAAATAAGAGCGCGCGTTTGGTGGTGATGAGTGCATTGATTTCTGTGTTAGCGATGTTGGTTTTATCTGGAGTTACAATTTTATCTACCTCTAAACCTAAGGATGAGACGATTGTTCCACGGGTGGTGGGTATCTCCTTGAGCGAGGCGATGTTGCTTTTACAAAACAGCGATCTTAAAGCCAATATTACGACGCGCTTTGTAGAAGATGAACAATTTGCAGCCGGATTGGTTTTAGAGCAACGTCCTTTGGCGGGATCCTATCGTCGTGTGAATGGGGAGCCGGTAGAGTTGACGGTGAGTGCTGGTTTAGCGATTACCACTTTAGAAGATTTCATTGGCATGCGCATGGAGGATGTCCGTACGGCGATTGTCTCTCGTTACAATGGGTTAATTACGATTAAAGAACCGTTAATTTATTTGAGCAGTCAAGAGCCTTTGGGTACGATTATTGGGCAAGATCCCAAGGCTGGGGAACCATTGAGCGGGCCGGTGGCGGTATCCTTTTTGGTAAGCCGAGGGATGGTTGCAAACAACCCCATGCTTACTGCGTATGAGGGGCTGGCTGTAGAACGCGTCCTTATTCAAGCTGGACAGAACAATTTACCGTTTCATTTTATTATTGAAGGAGAACCAACGGATGGCCATCCTGTGATTGTCCGACAAGAACCTCCTGCTGGTAGTGAGCTTGAGAGCGGTGAGGTGGTGCGTTTCTATCTTCAGCCTAGCAGTAACCCTAATGGTATGATTTTGGGTACACGTGAAGTGATTGTGCCTGAACATGCTACTCCGATCAAATTGGAGATCGTCGCCTTACGTGAGGAGAAGGAAGAGCTCTTATTGACGACGTATCAGCAGGGAGTCTCCTTAATTTTTGCTTACTATCAACCAGCTGGCACGCAAA
- the fmt gene encoding methionyl-tRNA formyltransferase, with protein sequence MRILFAGTPEIALPTLERLLTLKGAEVVGVLTNPDAPVGRSKEPQPTPIKRYALQKNIPVYTPQRLDGAFEEQIEALRCDLLVCFAYGKIFKATFLALFAQGGINIHPSLLPKYRGPTPIQAALLAGDSESGITIQRLGLRMDAGDILGVKHVSLSDFPHADAVQAYVAREAAELLSDIFPALVDGSIKARVQEEAQATYCAMLQPSVGKIDFSSESGLAIVHKIRAYTYYPGAFCLWQDKKLFLYQATFTQDISPGTVGEVVAFEKNKGLGIALSDGMLWVTLLKLQGKREMDSASFFHGNRAIIGQILQ encoded by the coding sequence ATGCGTATCTTATTTGCTGGTACTCCAGAAATTGCCTTACCTACGCTGGAGCGTCTTCTTACACTGAAGGGAGCAGAGGTGGTTGGCGTCTTAACGAACCCCGATGCACCGGTTGGGCGTTCGAAAGAACCGCAACCTACCCCTATCAAGCGTTATGCCTTGCAGAAGAATATTCCTGTCTATACTCCCCAGCGTTTAGATGGTGCATTTGAGGAGCAGATCGAGGCGTTGCGGTGTGATTTGTTGGTCTGTTTTGCGTATGGGAAGATTTTTAAAGCGACCTTTTTGGCGCTCTTTGCGCAAGGTGGTATTAATATTCATCCAAGCCTTTTGCCCAAGTATCGAGGGCCTACGCCAATTCAGGCGGCGCTTTTGGCTGGTGATAGCGAGAGTGGTATTACGATTCAGCGTTTAGGATTGCGGATGGATGCGGGGGATATTCTTGGGGTAAAGCACGTTTCCTTGAGTGATTTTCCCCATGCCGATGCGGTGCAGGCGTACGTGGCTAGAGAGGCTGCGGAGCTTCTATCCGACATATTTCCTGCTCTCGTAGACGGGAGCATCAAGGCGCGTGTGCAAGAGGAGGCGCAAGCTACCTACTGTGCGATGTTACAGCCCAGTGTGGGTAAAATTGATTTTTCCTCTGAATCAGGATTGGCTATTGTGCATAAAATTCGTGCGTATACCTACTATCCTGGTGCGTTTTGTCTTTGGCAGGATAAGAAATTATTTCTTTATCAGGCAACATTTACGCAAGACATTTCACCTGGAACGGTAGGAGAGGTGGTTGCCTTTGAGAAGAATAAGGGATTAGGCATCGCTTTATCTGATGGCATGCTTTGGGTTACGCTTTTAAAGCTTCAGGGTAAGCGTGAGATGGATAGTGCTAGTTTTTTTCATGGTAATCGTGCTATAATAGGGCAGATTTTGCAGTAA
- a CDS encoding PilZN3 domain-containing protein, producing MDFIETEHQQLASQTKVYFTQEVIQALGIEGDVILRYHVYDFPVQLYSIQHDQMRVIIEAGNFFQKTVSSTSEREVRLHIYAHNKEFAADQESVTIGGMLVSVDERHIEKDGETHLLVEVLFTLDDTSLSLIQRVLTPIIRVMHEPQADQDPTLVLRDAHLRSDLFSLPHCALYLNQDDLGMRFFPVSFHKQGLTFLLKEDSVSREATATLVMVILEHHLSIRVAVEIHAIEEKGDGLVVCSAHFIDKPPIGYYLFLDKLRDSEDRE from the coding sequence ATGGATTTTATCGAAACAGAACATCAGCAATTAGCGAGTCAAACAAAGGTCTACTTTACCCAAGAAGTTATCCAAGCTTTGGGTATTGAGGGTGACGTTATCCTGCGCTATCATGTCTATGACTTTCCTGTGCAACTTTATAGTATCCAGCACGACCAGATGCGCGTGATTATCGAGGCAGGAAATTTTTTCCAAAAAACGGTCTCTAGCACCAGCGAGCGTGAGGTTCGTCTGCATATCTACGCACACAATAAAGAGTTCGCCGCCGATCAAGAGAGTGTAACCATCGGTGGTATGCTAGTAAGCGTGGATGAACGTCATATCGAAAAAGATGGAGAGACTCACCTCCTTGTCGAGGTGCTTTTTACCCTCGATGATACATCGTTATCGCTCATCCAACGTGTGCTTACTCCTATTATTCGGGTGATGCATGAGCCCCAAGCGGATCAGGATCCAACGCTTGTCCTTAGGGATGCGCATTTACGTTCGGACCTTTTCAGCTTACCTCACTGCGCGCTCTATCTTAATCAAGATGATTTAGGGATGCGCTTTTTCCCTGTCAGTTTTCATAAGCAGGGATTAACCTTTTTGCTAAAAGAAGATAGCGTTAGCCGTGAGGCGACAGCTACCTTAGTGATGGTTATTTTAGAACATCATCTCTCCATTAGAGTGGCAGTAGAGATCCACGCGATAGAGGAGAAAGGCGACGGTTTGGTGGTCTGTTCGGCGCACTTCATCGATAAACCACCGATTGGATATTATTTGTTTTTAGATAAGTTACGGGACAGTGAAGATCGCGAATAG
- a CDS encoding AraC family transcriptional regulator, with translation MASNIERIREAVAPDKQESRVYDPIISLARQYHPATGVSVRVFDNEVHEIYRVDHPSWGCQFCQHMRLGVQQKSSAEYQPKEHCATTHVFGAVRSRQLSGHYVYQCRSGFTFWSSPIIINGRFLASVVAGSTMLMNREEFIKRAPKYHQGRLVDTLGVQLLEQVESTSETRVVALAEILHLSCSALSQKHSHMMFRGAGRTQDRDLVFNAEFKMYEELLVLVESGSTHEAKDLAVTIFQKIDEAMESDFFRLKEQILDLAIFLTNATNVQGSGDFSLNVQFLRDLQMIMTTEDLREWLLSVIEMVSSIPTRVSQLKYGHLLVHAVRYMHQNFSKNITLEEVSKIAKLSPSYFSRLFKTEMGLSFTEYLNRIRINESKRKLKFTNLTLFEIANICGFSDQSYFTKIFKRAEGISPGRYRQSQKNDGSI, from the coding sequence ATGGCTAGTAATATTGAAAGAATTAGAGAAGCAGTAGCACCAGATAAGCAGGAGTCTAGGGTTTATGATCCTATTATCTCCTTGGCAAGACAATATCATCCGGCCACGGGGGTATCGGTGCGGGTATTTGACAATGAGGTCCATGAAATTTATCGTGTTGATCACCCTTCGTGGGGATGTCAATTTTGTCAGCATATGCGCCTTGGGGTGCAGCAAAAGAGTAGTGCGGAGTATCAACCTAAGGAGCATTGTGCCACCACACATGTTTTTGGGGCGGTTCGTTCGCGTCAATTGAGTGGGCATTATGTCTACCAGTGCCGATCGGGCTTTACCTTTTGGTCGAGTCCTATCATCATTAACGGGCGATTTTTAGCCAGTGTAGTGGCTGGAAGCACGATGCTCATGAATCGTGAAGAGTTTATTAAACGCGCGCCTAAGTACCATCAAGGTCGGCTGGTTGACACGTTGGGGGTTCAACTACTAGAGCAGGTAGAGAGTACCTCCGAAACGCGGGTGGTGGCGCTTGCGGAGATTTTACACCTGAGCTGTAGTGCACTTTCGCAAAAGCACTCGCACATGATGTTTCGTGGGGCAGGGCGTACGCAGGATCGTGATTTGGTTTTTAATGCTGAATTTAAGATGTATGAAGAGTTGTTGGTTTTGGTAGAGAGTGGCAGTACGCATGAGGCAAAGGATCTTGCTGTTACCATTTTCCAAAAAATCGATGAGGCGATGGAGAGCGATTTCTTTCGCCTTAAAGAGCAAATTTTAGATCTTGCTATCTTTTTAACGAATGCTACCAACGTGCAAGGTAGTGGTGATTTTTCGCTTAACGTGCAATTTTTAAGAGATCTTCAAATGATTATGACAACAGAAGATCTTCGTGAATGGCTTCTTTCTGTGATTGAGATGGTGAGCTCGATTCCAACGCGCGTGAGTCAGCTTAAGTATGGCCATTTACTTGTACACGCGGTACGTTATATGCATCAAAATTTTTCCAAGAACATCACTTTAGAAGAGGTCTCTAAGATTGCAAAACTTAGCCCTTCATACTTCAGCCGTCTCTTTAAAACCGAGATGGGCTTAAGTTTTACCGAGTATCTCAATCGTATTCGTATTAACGAAAGCAAACGTAAGCTTAAATTTACTAACCTTACTCTCTTTGAAATTGCGAATATTTGTGGGTTTTCGGATCAAAGTTATTTTACTAAAATTTTCAAACGAGCTGAGGGTATTAGTCCAGGGCGCTACCGTCAGTCCCAAAAAAATGATGGATCAATATAA